CCGTGCCTCCCTGACCCTGGAGGCGGCGGCGCGCACCGCGGGCCTCTCACCGGCCCACCTCTCCCGGCTGGAGACCGGGCAGCGGCAACCGTCACTGCCGATGCTGCTCGCCCTGGCCCGCATCTACGGTACGACGGTCTCCGAGGTGCTCGGCGAGACATCCGCCGACCGGGACGCCATCGTACGGGCCGCCGACATGGAGCCGACCGCCGCGGGCGGCTGGACCTACTGGCAGGCCGGAGCCCCGGGGCGCGGCATGCAGGCGCTGCGCGTCCACGTGCCGCACGGCGCCCAGGGCGACATCGTCCGCGTCCACCCGGGCGAGGAGTGGCTGTACGTCCTCAGCGGTCGGCTCAGGCTCCGCCTCGGGGACTCCGCGCATCTGCTCGCGGCCGGGGACAGCGCGCACTTCGACTCGCTGACCCCGCACCGCATCGCCGCCCAGGACCCCGCCGGGGTCGAGCTGCTGTTCGTCCACACTCTGCTCCAGAGCCCCACGGCCACGCTGTGCCTGGGTCCCACCACCGGAGGTATGCCATGACCGACATGGAGGAGAAGTTCCCCCGCGCCCTGTGGGTACGGCTGATCATCTACATCGCCGTGGGCCATCTGTTCGCGGCCTTCATCTACCTGCTGTTCGAGGTGGGCGCCAAGTAGCGGCCGGCGGGGCGGTCAGTCGAGCAGCCGCTCGCGCAGCCGCTCCCGCGACCCCGCCGTGAGGCCGAGGCCGCGCTCCAGGTAGGTGTCGACGTCGCCCCAGGTCTCCTCGATCGTCTCGAAGGCCGCCGTCAGGTACTCCGCGCGGGCGTCGAAGAGGGGACTGAGCAGCTCCATCACCTCCGGCGTGTAGGCGGACTCGGCGCTGCCGCTGCGCCGCACCTTGTAGCGGCGGTGCTTCGCGTTCGACTCCAGGTAGTCGCGGACGATCGCCTCGCGCTCCACCCCGAGGGCGAGCAGCGTCACGGCTATGGACAGGCCCGCGCGGTCCTTGCC
The sequence above is a segment of the Streptomyces griseoviridis genome. Coding sequences within it:
- a CDS encoding helix-turn-helix domain-containing protein encodes the protein MNAPETDPAGGPDGEVLPVVAPHLRELRRRASLTLEAAARTAGLSPAHLSRLETGQRQPSLPMLLALARIYGTTVSEVLGETSADRDAIVRAADMEPTAAGGWTYWQAGAPGRGMQALRVHVPHGAQGDIVRVHPGEEWLYVLSGRLRLRLGDSAHLLAAGDSAHFDSLTPHRIAAQDPAGVELLFVHTLLQSPTATLCLGPTTGGMP
- a CDS encoding DUF6126 family protein codes for the protein MTDMEEKFPRALWVRLIIYIAVGHLFAAFIYLLFEVGAK